One window of Pseudomonas urmiensis genomic DNA carries:
- a CDS encoding hybrid sensor histidine kinase/response regulator yields the protein MHGMDVPASHNQGHAFATDASERLQLALDAGAIVGTWVWDIPANRVTADERFSRSFGLPAHKCMAGIPIEEAFSSIHPNDRDRVSTDIQEAMRRGGAYRCEYRVRQHDGSYRWIEANGRAELDEQGRAIRFPGVLMNIESRRSAEAERDRMSALLRTFTAAVPGVVYAKDLEGRLLVANHGATQLIGKPPEFYLGKTDLEFLEDKAQARQVMETDQRVMQGGKAVQIEERVDMPDGTATYWLSMKAPLCDDAGEVIGLIGSSIDVTARKNAESQLVELNRTLEARIEEAVAEREAVQAALRQSQKMEAVGQLTGGIAHDFNNLLAGITGSLDLVKRRLKQRRIADVERYLGVAQGAAQRAASLTHRLLAFSRRQTLMPLHIDVNSLISDMQELISRTVGPSIKLKVELSAKSSICLVDPAQVENSLLNLCINARDALASSGCIAITTFNQELVLGPELDPELPPGNYLTICVADDGIGMSAQTLSRAFEPFFTTKPVGAGTGLGLSMIYGFAKQSGGQVRIESVEDHGTRVYLQLPSQTARITAPERMEPLDETTLSASGETVLVVDDEPSVRMFVSEMLDNCGYRVVEAADSLAGLQLLCSDTQIDLLVTDIGLPGGIDGRQMADEGRRARPGLPILFMTGYAQPNVLDSVQLEPCTAVLTKPFSLEALMLNIRALLRKNDC from the coding sequence GATTGTCGGTACCTGGGTGTGGGATATCCCGGCTAACCGTGTGACCGCTGACGAGCGCTTTTCCAGATCCTTTGGACTGCCTGCGCACAAGTGCATGGCCGGCATTCCTATCGAGGAGGCGTTTTCGTCTATTCATCCAAACGACCGTGATCGCGTCTCGACCGACATCCAGGAAGCCATGCGTCGCGGCGGTGCCTACCGGTGTGAATACCGCGTTCGACAGCACGACGGTAGCTACCGTTGGATCGAAGCCAATGGCCGGGCGGAGCTCGATGAACAGGGCAGGGCGATCAGGTTTCCCGGGGTTCTCATGAATATTGAGTCCCGTCGCTCAGCTGAGGCTGAGCGTGACAGGATGTCGGCATTGCTGCGCACATTCACTGCCGCCGTGCCCGGTGTTGTCTACGCCAAGGATCTGGAGGGCAGGCTACTTGTAGCGAACCATGGCGCCACGCAACTGATCGGCAAACCGCCAGAGTTTTACCTGGGCAAAACCGATCTGGAGTTTCTTGAGGACAAAGCCCAGGCACGTCAGGTCATGGAAACCGATCAGCGCGTGATGCAGGGTGGCAAAGCGGTGCAGATCGAAGAGCGGGTCGATATGCCGGACGGTACAGCGACCTACTGGTTATCAATGAAAGCGCCACTTTGCGACGATGCGGGGGAGGTCATTGGGCTGATCGGCTCGTCCATTGACGTGACTGCGCGCAAGAATGCCGAGTCGCAGCTTGTAGAACTCAATCGCACCTTGGAAGCACGGATCGAGGAGGCTGTGGCCGAGCGGGAAGCGGTTCAAGCGGCGCTTCGACAATCTCAAAAGATGGAAGCGGTTGGCCAGCTGACAGGAGGGATCGCTCACGATTTCAACAATCTATTGGCGGGGATCACAGGTAGCCTGGATCTGGTCAAGCGCCGTTTGAAGCAGCGGCGCATTGCCGATGTTGAACGTTATCTTGGGGTGGCCCAAGGCGCCGCCCAGAGAGCGGCATCGCTGACGCATCGGCTCCTGGCATTCTCTCGTCGCCAAACGCTGATGCCTCTTCATATCGACGTGAACAGCCTGATCAGCGATATGCAAGAGCTGATCAGCCGCACAGTAGGGCCCTCGATCAAATTGAAGGTGGAACTGAGCGCGAAATCGAGTATTTGCCTGGTCGACCCGGCACAAGTAGAGAACTCGCTGTTGAACCTGTGTATCAACGCCCGCGACGCATTAGCCAGCAGCGGCTGCATTGCCATTACCACGTTCAACCAAGAGTTGGTACTAGGGCCAGAATTGGATCCTGAACTGCCTCCCGGAAATTATTTGACGATTTGTGTCGCTGACGACGGAATTGGCATGAGCGCCCAGACGCTTTCCCGCGCATTCGAGCCGTTCTTCACCACCAAACCAGTCGGGGCCGGTACTGGTCTTGGCTTATCGATGATCTATGGCTTTGCCAAACAATCAGGAGGCCAGGTCAGGATCGAGTCAGTTGAGGATCACGGCACCCGTGTTTATCTTCAGTTGCCTAGCCAAACGGCCCGAATCACGGCGCCGGAGCGTATGGAGCCACTGGATGAGACGACATTATCTGCATCAGGTGAGACAGTGTTGGTCGTCGATGACGAGCCATCAGTGCGCATGTTTGTGAGCGAAATGCTAGATAACTGTGGGTACCGGGTTGTCGAAGCCGCCGACAGCCTCGCTGGCCTTCAGTTACTTTGTTCAGACACTCAAATCGACTTGCTCGTGACGGACATAGGCCTGCCGGGTGGTATCGACGGTAGACAAATGGCAGATGAGGGGCGTAGAGCCAGGCCTGGATTGCCAATTTTGTTCATGACGGGCTATGCGCAGCCAAATGTGCTCGACAGCGTCCAGCTTGAACCTTGCACTGCGGTGCTGACCAAGCCTTTTTCACTTGAGGCGCTAATGCTGAATATCAGGGCATTGCTCAGGAAAAACGACTGCTAG
- the paaH gene encoding 3-hydroxyacyl-CoA dehydrogenase PaaH, giving the protein MSVFNTNTRVAVIGAGAMGAGIAQVAAQAGHPVQLYDNRPGAAAQALQGIDRQLGQLVDKGKLDAAEREAISARLQPVESIEALADAQLVIEAIVENLQVKQDLLRQLEALCADDCILASNTSSLSITSLAAGLRRPQRVIGMHFFNPAPVMALVEVVSGLATDPQLAARLYQLAKAWGKQPVHTRSTPGFIVNRVARPFYAESLRLLQEGAADCATLDALLRDAGGFRMGPFELTDLIGHDVNYAVTCSVFDAFYGDFRFQPSLVQKELVDAGRLGRKSGQGFYDYREGAERPPAAELQSTARVDRCVVEGCLGVMQPLLQRLKASGISVTERPGNGLLRVGDATLALSDGRLASQRAREDGLSNLLLVDLALDYTSTARIAISKAADTTDQAQDQAIALLRQAGFSVSEVADLPGLVVLRTVATLANEAADAVLQGVGSAADIDLAMRAGVNYPCGPLAWAEHIGLGYTLRVLQNLQNSYGETRYRPSLLLRRVHAQGGHLHD; this is encoded by the coding sequence ATGAGTGTGTTCAACACTAATACCCGGGTTGCAGTGATCGGCGCCGGTGCCATGGGCGCCGGCATCGCTCAGGTGGCGGCCCAGGCCGGTCACCCGGTGCAGCTCTACGACAACCGCCCCGGCGCGGCGGCCCAGGCGCTGCAAGGTATCGATCGGCAGCTCGGGCAGCTGGTCGACAAAGGCAAGCTCGACGCCGCCGAGCGCGAGGCGATCAGCGCTCGCCTGCAGCCGGTCGAATCGATAGAAGCATTGGCCGATGCACAGCTGGTGATCGAGGCCATCGTCGAGAACTTGCAGGTCAAGCAGGACTTGCTGCGCCAACTCGAAGCACTGTGCGCCGACGATTGCATCCTCGCCAGCAACACCTCATCGCTGTCGATCACCAGCCTTGCGGCGGGGCTGCGCCGGCCGCAGCGGGTAATTGGCATGCACTTCTTCAACCCCGCGCCGGTCATGGCGCTGGTCGAGGTCGTCAGCGGCCTTGCCACTGATCCGCAATTGGCTGCCCGGCTGTATCAACTGGCCAAGGCCTGGGGCAAGCAGCCGGTCCATACCCGTTCCACCCCTGGTTTTATCGTCAACCGGGTCGCGCGGCCGTTCTACGCCGAAAGCCTGCGTCTGCTCCAGGAAGGCGCGGCGGACTGCGCCACCCTCGATGCGCTGCTGCGCGATGCAGGCGGTTTTCGCATGGGCCCATTCGAGCTGACCGATTTGATCGGCCACGACGTCAACTATGCCGTGACCTGCTCGGTGTTCGATGCGTTCTATGGCGACTTCCGCTTCCAACCTTCGCTGGTGCAAAAAGAGCTGGTCGATGCCGGCCGCTTGGGGCGCAAGAGCGGCCAGGGTTTCTACGACTACCGCGAAGGCGCCGAGCGCCCGCCGGCAGCTGAGCTTCAGAGCACGGCGCGCGTCGATCGTTGTGTAGTGGAAGGTTGCCTGGGGGTGATGCAGCCATTGCTGCAGCGGCTCAAAGCCAGTGGCATCAGTGTCACTGAACGTCCAGGCAATGGCCTGCTGCGCGTGGGCGATGCGACCTTGGCGCTATCCGACGGTCGCCTGGCCAGCCAGCGCGCACGCGAAGATGGCCTGAGCAACCTGCTGCTGGTCGATCTTGCTCTGGACTACACAAGCACAGCGCGCATCGCCATCAGCAAGGCGGCGGACACCACCGACCAAGCGCAGGACCAGGCGATTGCCCTGCTGCGCCAAGCAGGTTTCAGCGTGAGCGAGGTTGCCGACCTACCAGGCCTGGTGGTGCTGCGTACCGTGGCAACCCTTGCCAACGAGGCGGCGGACGCCGTGCTGCAAGGCGTCGGATCAGCCGCTGATATCGATCTGGCCATGCGCGCTGGCGTCAACTACCCCTGCGGCCCGCTGGCCTGGGCTGAGCACATTGGCCTGGGCTACACCCTGCGCGTGCTGCAGAACCTGCAAAACAGCTATGGCGAAACCCGCTATCGCCCTTCCCTGCTGCTGCGTCGCGTGCATGCCCAAGGAGGCCACCTGCATGACTGA
- the paaI gene encoding hydroxyphenylacetyl-CoA thioesterase PaaI, producing MTESQRTPDELARACSDAMFSRDRATQAMGARLLDSGPGRARLSMQVRADMIQGHGTCHGGYLFALADSAFAFACNSYDEATVAQGCSIDYLAPAVEHDVLTATASELSRKGRTGLYDVRLENQRGELIALFRGKSYKVRGTVLAQESKDD from the coding sequence ATGACTGAAAGCCAACGCACCCCCGATGAACTGGCCCGCGCCTGTAGCGACGCGATGTTCTCCCGCGACCGAGCGACCCAGGCCATGGGCGCTCGCCTGCTCGACAGCGGCCCAGGCCGTGCGCGCCTGAGCATGCAGGTCCGGGCAGACATGATCCAAGGGCACGGCACCTGCCATGGCGGTTACCTGTTTGCCCTGGCCGACTCGGCGTTCGCCTTCGCCTGCAACAGTTACGACGAAGCCACGGTGGCCCAGGGCTGCAGCATCGATTACCTGGCCCCGGCGGTTGAGCACGATGTACTCACTGCCACTGCCAGCGAACTCAGCCGCAAAGGCCGCACCGGCCTGTATGACGTCAGGCTGGAAAACCAGCGGGGTGAGCTGATTGCCCTGTTCCGCGGTAAATCCTACAAAGTGCGCGGCACGGTGCTGGCGCAGGAGAGCAAAGATGACTGA
- the paaG gene encoding 2-(1,2-epoxy-1,2-dihydrophenyl)acetyl-CoA isomerase PaaG: protein MTFEHILFSIEDGVALLSLNRPDQLNSFNTQMHKEVREALKQVRQAPQVRVLLLTGEGRGFCAGQDLSDRNVAPGAQMPDLGESIEQFYNPMIRTLRELPMPVICAVNGVAAGAGANIPLACDLVLAARSASFIQAFRKIGLVPDSGGTWQLPRLIGMARAKALALLGERLSAEQAEHWGLINRVVDDAALRDEALSLARHLATQPTYGLALIKRALNASFDNRFDQQLELERDLQRLAGRSEDYREGVAAFMDKRQPAFKGC from the coding sequence ATGACTTTCGAGCACATCCTGTTTTCCATCGAGGACGGTGTCGCCCTCCTCTCGCTGAATCGGCCCGACCAGCTGAACAGCTTCAATACCCAGATGCACAAGGAAGTGCGCGAGGCCCTCAAACAGGTGCGCCAGGCCCCGCAAGTGCGAGTGCTGCTGTTGACGGGTGAAGGCCGCGGTTTCTGCGCCGGCCAAGATCTGTCGGATCGCAATGTCGCACCAGGCGCGCAGATGCCCGACCTGGGCGAGTCGATCGAGCAGTTCTACAACCCGATGATCCGCACCCTGCGCGAGCTACCGATGCCGGTGATCTGCGCAGTCAACGGCGTGGCGGCGGGGGCCGGGGCGAATATCCCGCTGGCCTGCGATCTGGTCCTGGCAGCGCGCTCGGCAAGCTTCATCCAAGCCTTCCGCAAGATCGGCCTGGTGCCCGATTCTGGGGGCACCTGGCAATTGCCGCGGCTGATCGGCATGGCCCGGGCCAAGGCGTTGGCCCTGCTCGGTGAGCGATTAAGCGCGGAGCAAGCCGAACACTGGGGGCTGATCAACCGGGTGGTCGATGATGCTGCGCTGCGCGACGAGGCCCTGAGCTTGGCACGGCACCTGGCAACCCAGCCGACCTACGGCCTGGCCCTGATCAAGCGCGCCCTGAATGCCAGCTTCGACAACCGCTTCGACCAGCAGTTGGAGCTGGAGCGGGACCTGCAACGCCTGGCCGGGCGCAGCGAGGACTACCGCGAAGGCGTCGCTGCGTTCATGGACAAACGCCAGCCAGCATTCAAGGGGTGCTGA
- a CDS encoding LysR substrate-binding domain-containing protein, with translation MAIDRLPPLNAIRAFEAAARLGSYVAASEALHVTQPAIGRHVKNLEDWLGVRLLERGPRGVTLTLLGAHYYQAVSQALQILADASARLARHDNQRWLRILCVPAFASRWLTPRIDSLRKLRPDLKIAIEPNASFTAVDARQADLGIAYGLPGELSGVREVLIRPAVFAVCSPSFLAQLPGPLTIADLPPNKLIHVDDGTWWNSWFAANGLRVRVKSDASHMSNDIVLNLAERGHGIALATEVLVQRELEQGTLIRCLDQAAPLESYQVLTPSQAPNEDALWFINWLKSSLREAFPQARVESVGVLP, from the coding sequence ATGGCCATCGACCGGCTTCCCCCACTCAATGCAATCCGGGCTTTCGAGGCTGCGGCGCGGCTTGGCAGTTATGTAGCGGCGTCAGAAGCTTTGCATGTGACTCAGCCTGCGATCGGTCGCCATGTGAAGAATCTGGAAGACTGGCTGGGTGTGCGTCTGCTTGAGCGCGGCCCGCGCGGCGTCACCCTGACGTTGCTAGGTGCGCACTATTACCAAGCGGTATCGCAGGCACTGCAGATCCTTGCCGACGCCAGTGCCCGCCTGGCCAGGCACGACAACCAGCGTTGGCTGCGCATCCTGTGCGTACCGGCCTTCGCTTCACGCTGGTTGACCCCGCGGATCGACAGTCTGCGCAAGCTGCGACCTGACCTGAAGATCGCCATCGAGCCCAATGCCTCGTTTACTGCAGTGGATGCCAGGCAAGCTGACCTGGGTATAGCCTATGGCTTGCCTGGCGAGCTATCGGGCGTGCGTGAGGTCTTGATTCGCCCGGCAGTGTTTGCCGTCTGCTCGCCCAGCTTTCTTGCGCAGTTGCCAGGGCCGCTGACGATTGCCGATTTGCCCCCAAACAAGCTGATTCACGTCGATGACGGCACATGGTGGAACAGCTGGTTCGCCGCCAATGGCCTGCGTGTGCGGGTCAAGTCCGATGCTTCGCACATGAGCAATGACATTGTGCTCAACCTCGCAGAACGTGGCCATGGCATCGCGCTGGCAACCGAGGTACTGGTTCAGCGCGAGCTTGAGCAAGGTACGCTGATACGCTGCCTGGATCAGGCAGCGCCGCTGGAAAGTTATCAGGTTCTCACGCCGTCCCAGGCACCAAACGAGGATGCGCTGTGGTTCATCAATTGGCTTAAATCCAGCCTGCGCGAGGCATTTCCCCAGGCCAGAGTTGAATCCGTGGGCGTTCTCCCATAA
- the paaX gene encoding phenylacetic acid degradation operon negative regulatory protein PaaX, with product MSSLAPLNTLITRFQEQTPIRASSLIITLYGDAIEPHGGTVWLGSLINLLEPIGINERLIRTSIFRLSKEGWLTAEKVGRRSYYSLTGTGRRRFEKAFKRVYSPSLPAWDGAWTLVLLSQLEASKRKAVREELEWQGYGAIAPNVLGCPRADRSDLAATLRELDATDDSIVFETHTQEVLASKAMRAQVRESWRIEELGEHYSEFIRLFRPLWQALKEQQALDAQDCFLARTLLIHEYRRLLLRDPQLPDELLPGDWEGRAARQLCRNLYRLVCAKAEEWLNSALETADGPLPDVNESFYKRFGGLA from the coding sequence ATGAGCAGCCTTGCCCCCCTTAATACGCTGATCACCCGTTTCCAGGAACAGACGCCAATCCGCGCCAGTTCGCTGATCATCACCCTGTATGGCGACGCCATCGAGCCGCATGGCGGCACGGTGTGGCTGGGCAGCTTGATCAATCTGCTCGAGCCAATCGGCATCAATGAGCGGCTGATCCGTACCTCGATCTTCCGCTTGAGCAAAGAAGGGTGGTTGACCGCCGAAAAAGTCGGCCGACGCAGCTACTACAGCCTCACCGGCACTGGCCGGCGGCGTTTCGAAAAGGCCTTCAAGCGGGTCTACAGCCCAAGCCTGCCGGCCTGGGATGGCGCCTGGACACTGGTCTTGCTGTCGCAGCTGGAAGCCAGCAAGCGCAAGGCCGTTCGCGAAGAGCTGGAGTGGCAAGGTTATGGTGCGATCGCGCCGAACGTGCTGGGCTGCCCACGCGCCGACCGCAGTGATCTTGCCGCAACCTTGCGTGAGCTGGACGCCACCGACGACAGCATCGTCTTTGAAACCCACACCCAGGAAGTGCTGGCCTCTAAAGCCATGCGCGCCCAGGTTCGCGAAAGCTGGCGGATCGAGGAGCTGGGCGAGCATTACAGCGAGTTCATCCGCCTGTTCCGGCCGCTGTGGCAAGCCCTCAAGGAACAGCAAGCGCTTGACGCCCAGGACTGCTTCCTGGCGCGCACACTGCTGATCCATGAATATCGCCGGCTACTGCTGCGTGACCCACAACTGCCAGATGAGTTGCTGCCGGGCGATTGGGAGGGCAGGGCTGCCCGCCAGCTGTGCCGCAACCTGTATCGACTGGTGTGCGCCAAGGCCGAGGAGTGGCTGAACAGCGCCCTGGAGACCGCCGACGGGCCGTTGCCGGATGTCAACGAGAGCTTCTACAAGCGTTTCGGCGGCTTGGCCTGA
- the paaF gene encoding 2,3-dehydroadipyl-CoA hydratase PaaF: MPRYLVVQAPEDGVRLITLQRPEALNALNTELLAELAAELDSADRDPAIAVVVITGNRKAFAAGADIREMAERDLVGILNDPRVAHWQRIAAFSKPLIAAVNGFALGGGCELVMCADIVIAGEDARFGQPEINLGIIPGAGGTQRLLRAVGKPLAMQMVLTGEPISARHAQQAGLVSEVSQPELTVERAMQIGAAIARKAPLAVRLAKEALLKAADTDLATGLRLERHAFTLLAGTADRAEGIRAFQEKRPAHFQGQ, encoded by the coding sequence ATGCCTCGCTACCTCGTTGTGCAGGCGCCTGAGGACGGCGTCCGTCTGATCACCCTGCAACGGCCCGAAGCGCTCAATGCGCTGAATACCGAACTGCTCGCGGAACTCGCCGCCGAGCTGGACAGCGCCGACCGCGACCCGGCGATCGCTGTGGTGGTAATAACCGGCAACCGGAAAGCGTTCGCCGCCGGTGCCGACATCCGCGAGATGGCCGAGCGCGACCTGGTCGGCATCCTCAATGACCCGCGGGTCGCCCATTGGCAGCGGATCGCTGCCTTCTCCAAGCCGTTGATCGCCGCCGTCAACGGCTTCGCCCTGGGTGGCGGTTGTGAGCTAGTGATGTGCGCCGACATCGTCATCGCTGGCGAAGATGCACGTTTCGGCCAGCCGGAAATCAACCTGGGCATCATCCCCGGCGCCGGCGGCACCCAACGTTTGTTGCGCGCAGTCGGCAAGCCGCTGGCGATGCAGATGGTGCTGACCGGCGAGCCGATCAGCGCCCGCCACGCCCAGCAGGCCGGGCTGGTCAGTGAAGTCAGCCAACCCGAGCTGACCGTTGAGCGCGCCATGCAGATTGGCGCGGCGATTGCCCGCAAGGCGCCGCTGGCGGTGCGTTTGGCCAAGGAAGCGCTGCTCAAGGCCGCAGACACCGACCTTGCCACCGGCCTGCGCTTGGAGCGCCACGCGTTCACCCTGCTGGCCGGCACCGCCGACCGCGCCGAAGGCATTCGCGCCTTCCAGGAAAAACGCCCGGCCCATTTCCAGGGCCAGTAA
- a CDS encoding DUF1176 domain-containing protein, whose translation MKLQSLCWPFWALSTLACAAVPDDGLVFSHKDWDLACNKSGQCIAMGYSPGDGIDGISLGLQREAGPNTAVTGTLMFANLGGEPPVPPVQLVIDEVVVGTLRDDASDFHIEHDQVLALLAALPGSTQIKVVDSRGAVRTLSDAGAAAVLLKMDEVQERLGTPGALVSRGAEDEQLVPGPRRAAPPIERLPLVDNRPEDQALAQLPVLPQALRQTLTGPRQCPDLQDSSRALPLTVERLDEQRVLVATQCRANSFNTANGYWVVQDQPPYAAQLVTTEATQFERRMAQISSWQKKRALDDCSTLSFWVWNGAQFELWYRNGYNRCRGFRYGAWGMPTYVR comes from the coding sequence ATGAAGCTTCAATCGCTGTGCTGGCCTTTTTGGGCGCTCAGTACGCTAGCCTGCGCCGCAGTGCCCGATGACGGTCTGGTCTTCTCCCACAAGGACTGGGACCTCGCCTGCAACAAGTCTGGCCAGTGCATCGCGATGGGTTACTCCCCGGGCGATGGCATCGATGGCATCAGCCTGGGCCTGCAACGCGAGGCTGGCCCCAACACCGCTGTCACTGGCACGTTGATGTTCGCCAACCTCGGTGGCGAGCCCCCTGTCCCGCCGGTACAACTGGTGATCGACGAGGTGGTCGTGGGTACCCTGCGCGATGATGCTTCGGATTTTCATATCGAGCACGACCAGGTCTTGGCCCTGCTCGCTGCGCTGCCTGGCAGCACGCAGATCAAGGTGGTCGACTCCCGTGGGGCTGTGCGCACCCTCTCGGATGCCGGCGCTGCGGCAGTGCTGCTGAAAATGGATGAAGTTCAGGAACGGCTCGGCACGCCAGGCGCGCTGGTCAGCCGCGGCGCTGAGGATGAGCAGCTGGTACCAGGGCCAAGGCGCGCAGCGCCGCCTATCGAGCGCCTGCCCTTGGTTGACAATCGCCCTGAAGACCAGGCCTTAGCGCAACTCCCGGTCTTGCCCCAAGCCCTGCGCCAGACCTTGACCGGCCCTCGCCAGTGCCCCGATCTACAAGACTCCAGCCGTGCGCTGCCACTGACCGTGGAGCGGCTCGATGAGCAGCGTGTGCTGGTCGCCACGCAATGCCGGGCCAACAGCTTCAACACGGCCAACGGTTACTGGGTGGTCCAGGATCAGCCGCCCTACGCTGCGCAATTGGTCACCACTGAAGCCACACAATTCGAACGGCGCATGGCCCAGATCAGTTCCTGGCAAAAGAAGCGCGCCCTGGATGACTGCTCCACGCTGTCGTTCTGGGTTTGGAACGGTGCGCAGTTCGAGCTGTGGTACCGCAACGGTTACAACCGCTGCCGAGGCTTCAGATACGGCGCTTGGGGGATGCCGACCTACGTACGCTGA
- the paaY gene encoding phenylacetic acid degradation protein PaaY gives MPCYRLDGLTPVIHPTAYVHPSAVLIGDVIIGPHCYVGPLASLRGDFGRIVLEEGANLQDTCVMHGFPGGDTVIERNGHVGHGAVLHGCRVGEDALVGMNAVVMDGAYIAPRCIVAATAFVKAGFQCPEQSLVVGSPAQAKRTLSDQEIAWKQRGTAEYQLLAKRCMAALVECPPLTEVQALRPRMGDSGLRPKAEQGA, from the coding sequence ATGCCTTGCTATCGACTGGACGGCCTGACACCGGTAATCCATCCCACTGCCTACGTACACCCAAGCGCTGTGCTGATTGGCGACGTGATCATTGGTCCACACTGCTACGTAGGGCCATTGGCCTCACTGCGCGGCGACTTTGGCCGCATCGTGCTGGAGGAGGGCGCCAATCTGCAGGACACCTGCGTGATGCATGGCTTCCCTGGCGGCGATACGGTCATCGAGCGCAACGGGCATGTCGGCCACGGCGCGGTGCTGCACGGTTGCCGGGTAGGTGAGGACGCCCTGGTGGGCATGAACGCCGTGGTGATGGATGGCGCCTACATCGCGCCACGCTGCATCGTCGCCGCCACGGCGTTCGTCAAGGCAGGTTTCCAATGCCCTGAGCAAAGCCTGGTGGTCGGCTCACCGGCCCAGGCCAAACGCACGCTCAGCGACCAGGAAATCGCCTGGAAGCAACGGGGTACCGCCGAATATCAGCTGCTGGCCAAGCGCTGCATGGCCGCGCTGGTCGAGTGCCCGCCGCTGACCGAAGTCCAAGCGCTGCGACCGCGCATGGGTGACTCGGGCTTGCGGCCAAAAGCGGAGCAGGGGGCATGA
- a CDS encoding serine hydrolase domain-containing protein: protein MRATPITIKPSTVFSILALALAASTAQAADSKSPCGVPNLHTCPQPFDKVLPAAKNMLTWDQDTRVVGFRNTYRLYEGDVFSTQGATPSPLPAADHLLSNVQYSLEGKRQGLADYLENQSVTGLLVLKDGKIAYEYYGKGNTAQTLWTSRSVAKSVVSVLVGVAIKAGKIKSVDDKITAYIPELKGTEWQDVTLHQLMQHTSGVVWDENYASPDSDFSHMTQCEAKPDPYDCVLNLVKSVKRKPGVKPGEVWSYNTGGAWLVGRVLENATGQTIAKYLESQIWSRYGMQQDGVWHALVPGKVDMGGHGFNATLRDWGRFGQFVLSGGQLPNGEKLLPNDWLARSTHWTTAKGSVTKAAPNGQYGYQWWYNAPAPDADAEPKKTATSEQTFWALGIYGQTIAINPVEHLVMVQWSTWKNAETPSSLYDEQALFVNAVSKALDQKQ from the coding sequence ATGCGGGCAACACCAATAACAATCAAGCCGTCCACTGTATTTTCCATCCTTGCGCTAGCCCTGGCAGCCAGCACCGCTCAGGCTGCCGATAGTAAGAGCCCGTGCGGCGTACCCAATCTGCACACATGCCCGCAGCCGTTCGACAAAGTGCTGCCGGCAGCCAAGAACATGCTGACCTGGGATCAAGACACCCGAGTAGTGGGGTTCCGTAATACCTACCGCCTGTACGAAGGGGATGTATTTTCTACCCAGGGCGCCACCCCAAGTCCGTTACCAGCAGCGGATCATCTGCTCAGCAACGTTCAATACAGCCTGGAGGGCAAGCGCCAGGGACTTGCCGACTACCTGGAAAACCAGAGCGTAACCGGGCTGTTGGTGCTCAAAGACGGCAAAATTGCCTACGAATACTACGGCAAAGGCAACACTGCCCAGACCCTGTGGACTTCACGCTCAGTTGCCAAGTCGGTAGTCAGCGTGCTGGTGGGGGTTGCTATAAAAGCCGGCAAGATCAAGTCGGTAGACGACAAGATCACCGCGTATATCCCCGAACTCAAAGGCACCGAGTGGCAGGATGTAACCCTGCATCAGCTGATGCAACATACCTCAGGTGTGGTCTGGGATGAGAATTACGCATCGCCAGACTCTGATTTCTCCCACATGACCCAATGCGAGGCCAAGCCAGACCCTTACGATTGCGTGCTCAACCTGGTCAAATCGGTCAAGCGCAAGCCCGGGGTGAAGCCTGGCGAAGTCTGGTCATACAACACCGGCGGCGCCTGGCTGGTCGGCCGCGTGCTGGAGAACGCCACTGGCCAGACCATCGCCAAGTACCTGGAAAGCCAGATCTGGAGCCGCTATGGCATGCAGCAAGATGGCGTCTGGCACGCACTGGTACCGGGTAAGGTCGACATGGGTGGTCACGGCTTCAATGCCACGCTGCGTGACTGGGGGCGCTTCGGCCAGTTCGTGCTCAGCGGCGGCCAATTGCCGAACGGCGAAAAGTTGCTGCCCAACGATTGGCTTGCACGCTCGACGCACTGGACTACAGCCAAAGGCTCGGTAACCAAAGCCGCACCTAATGGTCAGTACGGCTACCAATGGTGGTACAACGCGCCGGCACCGGATGCAGATGCCGAACCGAAGAAGACCGCTACCAGCGAGCAAACATTCTGGGCGCTGGGCATCTACGGTCAGACGATCGCGATCAATCCGGTTGAGCATCTGGTGATGGTGCAATGGTCGACCTGGAAGAATGCCGAGACACCGAGCTCGTTGTATGACGAACAGGCGTTGTTCGTGAATGCAGTGAGTAAGGCGCTGGATCAGAAGCAGTAG